The Xanthomonas sp. CFBP 8443 genome has a window encoding:
- a CDS encoding sigma-54 dependent transcriptional regulator — MSESRILVIDDDAVRAERTVSLLEFMDLNPRWVTDVADVNPGRHRQSEWMAILVGGLDDQAQADAFFGWVARSPLPPPVLLLNGEAQAFAQRHGLHEANVWQLEAPLRHAQLETLLRRASLKRLDAEHQAGAVQDSGPTGNSEAVVRLRRLIDQVAAFDTTVLVLGESGTGKEVVARAIHQQSPRRDGPFVAINCGAIPPDLLESELFGHEKGSFTGALSARKGRFEMAEGGTLLLDEIGDMSLPMQVKLLRVLQERSFERVGGNVTIRCNVRVIAATHRNLEERIAGNQFREDLFYRLNVFPIEMPALRERSDDLPALVNTIAAQLARTGRGEVRFSEEALQALRGYEWPGNVRELTNLVERLAVLHPSGLVRVQDLPARYRGDFASSIDVSAPPAPIAAPDPRRVPNVVDLHVGPKAFADPAESAAQAAATLPESGLDLRGHMANIELALINEALERTQGVVAHAAQLLGLRRTTLVEKLRKYGIDRDQTELAS; from the coding sequence ATGAGCGAATCGCGCATCCTGGTGATCGACGACGACGCGGTACGCGCCGAACGCACGGTCAGCCTGCTCGAGTTCATGGACCTCAACCCGCGCTGGGTGACCGACGTGGCCGACGTCAACCCGGGGCGCCACCGGCAGAGCGAGTGGATGGCGATCCTGGTCGGCGGACTCGACGACCAGGCCCAGGCCGATGCGTTCTTCGGCTGGGTCGCGCGCAGTCCGCTGCCGCCGCCGGTGCTGCTGCTCAACGGCGAAGCGCAGGCGTTCGCGCAGCGCCACGGCCTGCACGAAGCCAACGTGTGGCAACTGGAGGCGCCGCTGCGCCACGCGCAACTGGAGACCCTGCTGCGCCGTGCCAGCCTCAAGCGCCTGGACGCCGAGCACCAGGCCGGCGCGGTGCAGGACAGCGGCCCGACCGGCAACAGCGAAGCGGTCGTGCGGCTGCGGCGGCTGATCGACCAGGTCGCCGCGTTCGACACCACCGTGCTGGTGCTGGGCGAGTCCGGCACCGGCAAGGAAGTGGTGGCGCGCGCGATCCACCAGCAATCGCCGCGCCGCGACGGCCCGTTCGTGGCGATCAACTGCGGCGCGATCCCGCCGGACCTGCTGGAAAGCGAACTGTTCGGCCACGAGAAAGGTTCCTTCACTGGCGCGCTGTCCGCGCGCAAGGGCCGTTTCGAAATGGCCGAGGGCGGCACCCTGCTGCTCGACGAGATCGGCGACATGAGCCTGCCGATGCAGGTCAAGCTGCTGCGCGTGCTGCAGGAGCGCAGCTTCGAGCGCGTCGGCGGCAACGTCACCATCCGCTGCAACGTGCGCGTGATCGCCGCCACCCACCGCAACCTGGAAGAGCGCATCGCCGGCAACCAGTTCCGCGAGGACCTGTTCTACCGGCTCAACGTGTTCCCGATCGAGATGCCGGCGCTGCGCGAGCGCAGCGACGACCTGCCGGCGCTGGTCAACACCATTGCCGCGCAGCTGGCGCGCACCGGCCGCGGCGAAGTGCGTTTTTCCGAGGAGGCGCTGCAGGCGCTGCGCGGCTACGAGTGGCCGGGCAACGTGCGCGAGCTGACCAACCTGGTCGAGCGCCTGGCGGTGTTGCATCCCAGCGGCCTGGTGCGGGTGCAGGACCTGCCGGCGCGCTACCGCGGCGACTTCGCCTCCTCGATCGACGTGTCGGCGCCGCCGGCCCCGATCGCGGCGCCGGATCCGCGCCGCGTGCCCAACGTGGTCGATCTGCACGTCGGCCCCAAGGCCTTTGCCGATCCGGCCGAGTCGGCCGCGCAGGCCGCGGCGACGCTGCCGGAAAGCGGACTGGACCTGCGCGGGCACATGGCCAACATCGAGCTGGCGCTGATCAACGAAGCGCTGGAGCGTACCCAGGGCGTGGTCGCGCATGCGGCGCAACTGCTGGGCCTGCGCCGCACCACGCTGGTGGAGAAACTGCGCAAGTACGGCATCGACCGCGACCAGACCGAACTGGCCAGCTGA
- a CDS encoding ATP-grasp domain-containing protein, translating to MILNALVFPCGSEIGLEIHAALKYSKVVRVHGASSVSDHGEFVYARYRQIDAHVASTDFIEQLNQLIDEWKIDIVLPAHDSVIPVLAQHHSKLRAAAMVPDAETAALCRNKNLAYARLRPLGIVPADIDSATPGYPIFAKPAVGQGSQGAERVDNAARHRQLRDSPIEYVFSEYLPGAEYTVDCISDHAGALLHAAPRVRSRIKGGISVRTEPVATDPSIDAMAASIAAELRLRGAWFFQARRDAQGVPKLLEVAPRIAGSMGLSRNLGVNYPLLSIYAHLSMPFSVCAQNYPIQMDRALHSRFRTGLRYERVYLDLDDTLIIDDRVNPLLMALLYQWSNRGVRVSLITRHAHCPRQTLAHYRISAELFDEILHIEDGAPKSRYVTHTKGALFIDDSYRERCDVLDTHGIPVFDVDAIEQLLEWRA from the coding sequence TTGATCCTAAATGCGCTCGTCTTCCCCTGTGGTTCGGAAATAGGTCTGGAGATCCACGCAGCGTTGAAGTACAGCAAGGTTGTGCGCGTTCACGGCGCTTCGTCGGTATCCGATCACGGGGAGTTCGTCTACGCGCGCTATCGGCAGATAGACGCACATGTCGCATCGACCGACTTCATCGAGCAGCTCAATCAGCTGATCGATGAATGGAAAATCGACATCGTGCTTCCCGCACATGACAGCGTGATTCCAGTGCTGGCCCAGCATCATTCGAAATTGCGGGCCGCGGCAATGGTCCCAGACGCCGAAACCGCAGCACTATGCCGCAACAAGAACCTCGCCTACGCACGGCTACGTCCGCTGGGCATAGTGCCTGCCGATATCGATAGTGCAACGCCGGGTTATCCGATCTTCGCCAAGCCAGCGGTCGGCCAAGGCAGCCAGGGCGCGGAACGCGTAGACAACGCGGCCCGCCATCGCCAACTGCGCGACAGCCCCATCGAGTACGTTTTCAGCGAATATCTTCCTGGCGCAGAATATACCGTGGACTGCATCTCCGACCACGCCGGCGCTCTGCTGCATGCCGCCCCGCGCGTGCGTAGCCGGATCAAGGGTGGCATCAGCGTGCGCACCGAGCCGGTCGCTACCGATCCGTCGATCGACGCGATGGCCGCTTCGATCGCTGCAGAACTGAGGCTGCGCGGCGCATGGTTCTTCCAAGCGCGCCGAGATGCGCAAGGCGTGCCCAAGTTGCTCGAAGTGGCGCCGCGCATAGCAGGTTCGATGGGACTGTCACGCAACCTCGGCGTCAACTACCCGCTACTGAGCATCTATGCGCACTTGAGCATGCCTTTCAGTGTCTGCGCGCAAAACTACCCAATCCAAATGGACCGCGCCCTGCACAGCCGGTTCCGTACCGGGCTACGCTACGAGCGGGTATACCTGGATCTGGATGATACTTTGATAATCGATGACCGGGTCAACCCGCTGCTGATGGCGCTGCTTTACCAGTGGTCCAACCGCGGCGTCAGGGTCAGCCTGATCACCCGCCATGCGCACTGTCCGCGACAGACGCTGGCGCACTACCGCATCAGCGCCGAACTGTTCGACGAAATACTGCATATCGAGGATGGCGCGCCAAAGAGCCGGTACGTCACGCACACCAAAGGAGCCTTGTTCATCGACGACTCCTACCGCGAGCGATGCGACGTACTCGATACCCATGGCATCCCGGTTTTCGACGTGGACGCCATAGAACAACTGCTGGAGTGGCGCGCATGA
- a CDS encoding CDP-glycerol glycerophosphotransferase family protein produces the protein MQFVENARAVFEQVGADPGVHKIVFVRSAAQFPLDAACNTRVLELGSIAGLLALARCGVLLLTNSVAMDLSLRWRDGSYDAPRASLRRRVVVNLWHGIPLKRLFALANPEQRRHGDRNAARRRERRHYAGLVASSDVDSYAMAAIFHPLPPDRVWVTGLPRNDFLRMPEDALPAALREQTERLRQLRRGRPLVLYAPTYRDTRVAAMPGHVFSDGEVARLRELLQGAGAVLGVRGHYLRNAAPPFDPQRHLDDDVLLDLEHERFPEIAPLLREAAVVLTDYSSVYIDAMYLDLPVLSFAWDLEHYRTRQNGLLYDMALAFPGPVATDFDALLEALDATLKQRGQAPDARYRAAQRMFFNHRDAHNAQRLVQRLRAAIAQRAQR, from the coding sequence ATGCAGTTCGTCGAGAACGCGCGCGCCGTGTTCGAGCAGGTCGGCGCCGATCCGGGTGTCCATAAGATCGTATTCGTGCGTAGCGCCGCGCAGTTCCCCCTGGATGCGGCCTGCAACACGCGCGTGCTCGAACTGGGCAGCATCGCCGGCCTGCTCGCGCTGGCGCGCTGCGGCGTGCTGTTGCTGACCAATTCGGTGGCCATGGACCTGTCGCTGCGCTGGCGCGACGGCAGCTACGACGCGCCGCGCGCGAGCCTGCGCCGCCGCGTGGTGGTCAACCTGTGGCACGGCATCCCGCTCAAGCGGCTGTTCGCGCTGGCCAACCCCGAGCAGCGCCGGCACGGCGACCGCAACGCGGCGCGGCGTCGCGAACGCCGCCACTACGCCGGGCTGGTGGCGTCGTCGGACGTGGACAGCTACGCGATGGCGGCGATCTTCCATCCGCTGCCGCCCGACCGGGTGTGGGTGACCGGCCTGCCGCGCAACGACTTCCTGCGCATGCCCGAGGACGCGCTGCCGGCCGCACTGCGCGAGCAGACCGAGCGGCTGCGGCAGCTGCGGCGCGGGCGGCCGCTGGTGCTGTACGCGCCGACCTACCGCGACACCCGCGTGGCCGCCATGCCAGGCCATGTCTTCAGCGACGGCGAAGTGGCGCGACTGCGCGAACTGCTGCAGGGCGCCGGCGCGGTGCTCGGTGTGCGCGGGCACTATCTGCGCAATGCCGCGCCGCCGTTCGACCCGCAGCGCCATCTGGACGACGACGTGCTGCTGGACCTGGAACACGAGCGTTTCCCGGAGATCGCGCCGCTGCTGCGCGAAGCGGCGGTGGTGCTGACCGACTACTCGTCGGTATACATCGACGCGATGTACCTGGACCTGCCGGTGCTGAGCTTCGCCTGGGACCTGGAGCATTACCGCACGCGCCAGAACGGCCTGCTGTATGACATGGCGCTGGCCTTCCCCGGGCCGGTGGCGACCGATTTCGACGCGCTGCTGGAGGCGCTGGACGCGACGCTGAAGCAGCGCGGACAAGCGCCGGACGCGCGCTACCGCGCCGCGCAGCGGATGTTCTTCAACCATCGCGACGCGCACAACGCGCAGCGGCTGGTACAGCGGCTGCGCGCGGCGATCGCGCAACGAGCCCAACGATGA
- a CDS encoding response regulator transcription factor, with protein sequence MNKLSVLLVDDHEGFINAAMRHFRKLDWMEVIGSAANGLEAIERSESLRPQVVLMDLAMPEMGGLQATRLIKTQDQAPYIVIASHFDDAEHREHAMRAGADNFVSKLSYIQEVMPILEGLRTEGVPA encoded by the coding sequence ATGAACAAACTGTCCGTGCTTCTGGTCGACGACCACGAAGGCTTCATCAATGCCGCGATGCGCCACTTCCGCAAGCTCGACTGGATGGAGGTGATCGGCAGCGCCGCCAACGGCCTGGAGGCGATCGAACGCTCCGAGTCGCTACGCCCGCAGGTGGTGCTGATGGACCTGGCCATGCCCGAGATGGGCGGGCTGCAGGCCACGCGCCTGATCAAGACCCAGGACCAGGCCCCGTACATCGTGATCGCCAGCCATTTCGACGATGCCGAACACCGCGAGCACGCCATGCGCGCCGGTGCCGACAACTTCGTCAGCAAGCTGTCCTACATCCAGGAAGTGATGCCGATCCTGGAGGGCTTACGCACAGAGGGAGTACCGGCATGA
- a CDS encoding DegT/DnrJ/EryC1/StrS family aminotransferase, which yields MPIPVTSPLLPPLEEFIPYLQRIWDSRILTNGGSMHQALEKALCDYLGVEHIALFANGTLALVTSLQALRVTGEVITTPYSFVATAHSLLWNGIKPVFVDIDPVTLNLDPARIEAAITPKTTAIMPVHCYGTPCDVAEIQRIADTYNLRVIYDAAHAFSVRDAGGSVLRHGDLSVLSFHATKVFNTFEGGAIICPDARTRQRINHLKNFGFVDEVTVVAPGINGKMNEVCAAFGLLQLQHIDQALARRAQIDALYRQRLAGVPGLHCLRASDHVSPNNAYFPIMVQDEYPLSRDELFQRMRDHDILVRRYFFPLISEFPMYRGLSSALPSNLPVAHAAARRVLCLPIYPDLSESDVERICDLLLAPVRRRAA from the coding sequence CTGCCCATTCCCGTCACCAGCCCGTTGCTGCCTCCGCTGGAGGAGTTCATCCCGTACCTGCAGCGGATCTGGGACAGCCGCATCCTGACCAACGGCGGCAGCATGCACCAGGCGCTGGAGAAGGCGCTGTGCGACTACCTGGGCGTGGAGCACATCGCCCTGTTCGCCAACGGCACGCTGGCGCTGGTGACCTCGCTGCAGGCGCTGCGCGTCACCGGCGAGGTCATCACCACGCCGTATTCGTTCGTGGCCACCGCGCATTCGCTGCTGTGGAACGGGATCAAGCCGGTGTTCGTCGACATCGACCCGGTCACCCTCAACCTGGACCCGGCCCGGATCGAGGCGGCGATCACCCCCAAGACCACCGCGATCATGCCGGTGCACTGCTACGGCACCCCGTGCGACGTGGCCGAGATCCAGCGCATCGCCGACACCTACAACCTGCGGGTGATCTACGACGCGGCGCACGCGTTCTCGGTGCGCGACGCCGGCGGCAGTGTGCTGCGCCACGGCGACCTGTCGGTGCTCAGCTTCCACGCCACCAAGGTCTTCAACACCTTCGAAGGCGGCGCGATCATCTGTCCGGACGCGCGGACCCGCCAGCGCATCAACCACCTGAAGAACTTCGGCTTCGTCGACGAGGTCACCGTGGTCGCCCCCGGCATCAACGGCAAGATGAACGAAGTCTGCGCCGCGTTCGGCCTGCTCCAGCTCCAGCACATCGACCAGGCGCTGGCGCGCCGCGCGCAGATCGACGCGCTGTACCGGCAGCGGCTGGCGGGCGTGCCGGGGCTGCACTGCCTGCGCGCCAGCGACCACGTCAGTCCGAACAACGCTTACTTCCCGATCATGGTCCAGGACGAGTACCCGCTGTCGCGCGACGAGCTGTTCCAGCGCATGCGCGACCACGACATTCTGGTGCGGCGCTACTTCTTCCCGCTGATCAGCGAGTTTCCGATGTACCGTGGGCTGTCGTCGGCGCTGCCGTCCAATCTGCCGGTCGCGCATGCCGCCGCGCGCCGGGTGCTGTGCCTGCCGATCTACCCGGACCTGAGCGAAAGCGACGTGGAGCGGATCTGCGACTTGCTGCTGGCCCCGGTCCGGCGCCGCGCGGCGTGA
- a CDS encoding CDP-glycerol glycerophosphotransferase family protein — translation MRELAFDVPSGLSLHDNVLRVALQWVPSRRAEAWELRLVRRDGGDTLVAACEAVAGELRAAVPIHPLLDAPAGRWDVQLCRRQSNGETVLPLISSPSPGHPRHFLEQRVGAHGLSAYLSDSVGSLVLYVAPHAQHQRMVAAENAKARFGDWLRELPLQEDLVLFESFLGKSYAGNPRYVYEALRELRPDLRCAWAYSGNQPIPGDPPRVVRGSPDYYRLLAQAKYRVNNVLFAAPGRKPETVYLQTWHGTPLKRLSYDIEVAGPEADARENFYRESRGWSVLLSENSYSTEIFRRAFRYCGPILETGYPLTDPLFNPVLDRAALAARLGLSSDHSFVLYAPTWRDHKPIGAWRFDFDLQLDLQALSSALAPKQTLLVKAHHLVAARLDPDALPANVVDLSHLDDINELCLLADVLITDYSSVLFDYAVTGKPILFYCYDLELYASEIRGFYLDVERDLPGPLARTTAELVALFGDLPTVTEAYAGRYAAFRRRYCALNDGNVARRVIEAVFGGAP, via the coding sequence GTGCGGGAACTCGCTTTCGATGTGCCGAGTGGGTTGTCGCTGCATGACAATGTGTTGCGCGTAGCGCTTCAGTGGGTGCCGTCGCGGCGTGCCGAGGCATGGGAACTGCGCCTGGTTAGGCGCGATGGCGGCGATACGCTCGTTGCCGCGTGTGAGGCCGTAGCCGGCGAGCTGCGTGCTGCAGTTCCGATTCATCCGCTGCTCGACGCGCCGGCCGGCCGCTGGGATGTGCAGTTGTGCCGCAGACAGTCCAACGGCGAAACGGTGCTGCCACTGATCTCGTCGCCGAGTCCCGGTCACCCGCGGCATTTCCTTGAGCAGCGCGTTGGCGCGCACGGTTTGTCGGCCTATCTGAGTGATAGCGTGGGCTCACTGGTGTTGTACGTTGCTCCGCACGCACAGCACCAGCGCATGGTGGCCGCAGAGAACGCCAAGGCCCGTTTCGGGGACTGGCTGCGGGAGCTGCCACTGCAGGAAGATCTGGTCCTGTTCGAGAGCTTCCTCGGCAAGAGCTACGCCGGCAATCCGCGCTATGTCTACGAAGCCTTGCGTGAGCTTCGCCCGGACCTGCGCTGCGCCTGGGCCTACAGCGGCAATCAGCCGATTCCAGGCGATCCACCGCGGGTGGTGCGTGGCTCACCCGACTACTACCGGCTGCTGGCACAGGCCAAGTACCGGGTCAACAACGTGCTCTTCGCCGCGCCTGGGCGCAAGCCGGAGACCGTGTACTTACAGACTTGGCATGGCACGCCGTTAAAGCGACTTTCCTACGACATCGAGGTCGCCGGGCCGGAAGCCGACGCGCGCGAGAATTTCTACCGCGAATCGCGCGGCTGGAGCGTACTGCTCAGCGAGAACTCTTACTCCACCGAAATCTTCCGCCGCGCCTTCCGCTACTGCGGGCCAATCCTGGAGACCGGCTATCCGTTGACCGATCCATTGTTCAATCCCGTCCTAGACCGAGCCGCGTTGGCAGCGCGCCTGGGCCTGTCTTCGGATCACAGCTTCGTGCTGTATGCGCCAACGTGGCGCGACCACAAGCCAATCGGGGCATGGCGTTTCGATTTTGACCTACAGTTGGACCTGCAGGCGTTGTCTTCGGCGCTGGCGCCGAAGCAGACGTTGCTGGTCAAAGCTCACCATTTGGTCGCCGCGCGCCTGGATCCTGACGCTCTACCGGCCAACGTGGTAGACCTTTCGCACTTGGATGACATTAACGAGCTGTGCCTGCTCGCCGACGTGCTCATCACCGACTATTCTTCGGTACTCTTCGACTATGCCGTCACTGGAAAACCGATCCTGTTCTACTGCTACGACTTGGAGCTGTACGCGTCGGAGATCCGTGGTTTCTACCTAGACGTGGAGCGCGACCTGCCCGGCCCGCTGGCGCGCACCACAGCGGAGTTGGTAGCGCTATTCGGCGATCTGCCGACGGTCACTGAGGCATATGCAGGGCGCTACGCCGCCTTTCGTCGTCGCTACTGCGCATTGAACGACGGAAACGTGGCACGGCGCGTGATTGAAGCCGTATTTGGAGGCGCTCCTTGA
- a CDS encoding glycosyltransferase: protein MNPIQAASEPDATPLLSLVVLVYNTAPYLPACFDSLLTQRYTNIEILAIDDSSSDDSLAICRDYEARHPNFRCLTKDNEGGAVSGNLGIAMARGEYVALVDSDDVVTSDGYALLIAEALRCDADIVIGRAARLTDDGAHSSVAFLYEPFVWSRRRVIDSVTEFPDIIHDGFYWNKVFRTTFLREHQLGMVPGLLYADRPFVHKAYFLSRRTAIIPELVYLWRVRAAGGQASITQSISTAANFSDRMRSVAIEWDDFAHVPAGETYRRAIAVTNLQRALYTAIGVVSSPSFRKVFVPAMQQLLALYGDLDYRSLGARRSLYLELIKTDQIEGLCFLLGVTMENCWIAEIDGACYWRQPFLDNPEVPIAREVMRIDFPTIGFFRLCGVQLIEQRLLIELEMHDWITTRCDDLELELHSLYGEGGITLRPMGRLRAHVYGFELPLDQAWEPGGLYGLILQFRSGGIQGRYRIGLKMMLPEVLLQLPLLNSRGRLLHSPEAGGVGFAVD, encoded by the coding sequence ATGAACCCGATCCAAGCGGCATCTGAACCCGATGCTACGCCGCTGCTTTCGCTTGTGGTGCTGGTCTACAACACGGCCCCCTACCTTCCGGCATGTTTCGACTCGCTACTGACGCAGCGCTACACCAACATCGAGATCCTGGCAATCGACGACTCCAGCAGCGACGACAGCCTGGCGATCTGCCGCGACTACGAGGCACGCCATCCAAACTTCCGCTGCCTGACCAAAGACAACGAAGGCGGCGCAGTGTCGGGCAACCTAGGCATCGCGATGGCGCGCGGTGAGTACGTGGCGCTGGTCGATTCGGACGATGTGGTGACGTCCGATGGCTATGCACTGCTGATCGCCGAGGCGCTGCGCTGTGACGCCGACATCGTCATCGGACGCGCCGCGCGACTCACCGATGATGGCGCTCACTCTTCTGTCGCATTCTTATACGAGCCGTTCGTGTGGAGCCGGCGCAGGGTGATCGATTCGGTGACAGAGTTCCCCGACATCATTCACGACGGCTTTTATTGGAACAAGGTGTTCCGCACCACGTTCTTGCGTGAACACCAGCTGGGCATGGTTCCCGGCCTGCTCTATGCGGATCGCCCGTTCGTGCATAAAGCCTACTTCCTAAGCCGACGCACCGCGATCATCCCCGAACTGGTATATCTATGGCGCGTTCGCGCGGCCGGCGGCCAGGCATCTATCACGCAGTCAATCAGTACGGCGGCTAATTTCAGCGACCGGATGCGTTCGGTGGCGATAGAATGGGACGATTTCGCCCACGTTCCCGCCGGCGAGACGTATCGCCGCGCGATCGCGGTTACCAACCTGCAACGTGCGCTATACACGGCGATCGGCGTGGTGTCCTCGCCATCATTTCGGAAAGTGTTCGTGCCGGCGATGCAGCAGCTGCTGGCACTGTATGGGGACTTGGACTATCGCTCACTGGGGGCGCGCCGTTCGCTTTACCTTGAGCTGATCAAGACCGATCAAATCGAAGGCTTGTGCTTTCTGCTCGGTGTGACCATGGAGAACTGCTGGATCGCCGAGATCGACGGTGCCTGCTATTGGCGGCAGCCATTCCTGGACAATCCTGAGGTGCCGATTGCGCGCGAGGTGATGCGGATCGACTTTCCCACCATCGGATTTTTCCGTCTGTGCGGCGTGCAGTTAATCGAGCAACGACTGCTTATCGAGCTTGAGATGCACGATTGGATCACGACTCGCTGCGATGACCTGGAGCTGGAACTGCATTCGCTGTACGGCGAAGGCGGTATCACCCTGCGACCGATGGGGCGGTTGCGCGCCCATGTCTACGGGTTTGAGCTGCCGCTGGACCAGGCCTGGGAACCGGGCGGACTGTACGGACTGATCCTGCAGTTCCGCAGCGGCGGCATTCAAGGGCGCTATCGCATCGGGCTTAAGATGATGCTGCCCGAGGTGCTGCTACAGTTGCCGCTGCTCAACAGTCGCGGCCGCCTGCTGCATTCGCCGGAGGCCGGCGGTGTAGGTTTTGCGGTGGACTGA
- a CDS encoding adenylyltransferase/cytidyltransferase family protein, with amino-acid sequence MTVVLTYGTFDLLHVGHINLLRGARELGDRLLVGLSSDTFNALKHKSALQDYASREAVLRAIRYVDDVFVEDSWEQKANDIRKYHGDLLVMGSDWQGEFDFLSRYCQVRYLPRTENISSSSLKALARENAPASQAAVDVAVLPLRSSR; translated from the coding sequence ATGACCGTCGTTCTGACCTACGGCACCTTCGATCTCCTGCATGTGGGCCACATAAATCTGCTGCGCGGCGCGCGCGAGCTAGGCGACAGGCTGTTGGTCGGACTTTCCAGCGATACGTTCAACGCGCTCAAGCACAAGAGCGCTCTGCAGGACTATGCCAGCCGCGAAGCAGTATTGCGCGCGATCCGCTACGTTGACGACGTTTTTGTCGAAGATAGTTGGGAGCAAAAGGCCAACGACATCCGCAAGTACCACGGCGACCTGCTGGTGATGGGATCGGACTGGCAAGGTGAGTTTGATTTCCTCTCCCGCTATTGTCAGGTGCGCTATCTGCCGCGCACCGAGAACATCTCCAGCTCTTCACTGAAAGCGCTTGCGCGCGAGAATGCGCCAGCGTCGCAAGCTGCCGTCGATGTCGCCGTGCTACCGCTGCGTTCCTCGCGCTGA
- the rpoN gene encoding RNA polymerase factor sigma-54: MKPTVSAQLGQHLHLTPQLLQSIRLLQLDGMQLELEVRRALENNPLLELEEPEGVLEPVVDHDNALETAAFDELPESSMWDIPVAGWSEGEDDRMQRIAAGESTDPQVRVLQRLALELDERQLEVAAFWLEHSDDAGYLDGALDTLTLLACARFDQPAAQVEAVRQRLLHGDPAGLAACDLRECLSVQLAALPGRVAGRHLAARILAGDLNLLASHDYPLLARQLDAEADDVREAVRLILSLQPRPGDSLLPENLGHVIPDVVAWHSDGTWRVALNPATTHRVTVNPMHERALAEAGEAAAPLREMLQEARWLTRGLSMRYETLLRTTRAIVERQAAFLVKGEEAMAPLTLKEVADAIGMHESTVSRITTGKYLQTPRGTFELKHFFAVRLEGAAVSGQAVRAMVRRLIESEPSGRPLADEAIAGLLARQGVNVARRTVAKYREQLDIAPARERRRAKPLLARAS, from the coding sequence ATGAAGCCGACCGTCTCCGCCCAGCTAGGCCAGCACCTCCACCTGACGCCGCAGTTGCTGCAGTCGATCCGATTGCTGCAGCTGGACGGGATGCAACTGGAACTGGAAGTCCGGCGCGCGCTGGAGAACAACCCGCTGCTGGAACTGGAAGAGCCGGAAGGCGTGCTCGAGCCGGTCGTCGATCACGACAACGCGTTGGAAACCGCCGCGTTCGACGAGCTGCCCGAATCCTCGATGTGGGATATCCCCGTCGCCGGCTGGAGCGAAGGCGAGGACGACCGCATGCAGCGCATCGCTGCCGGCGAATCCACCGACCCGCAGGTGCGGGTGTTGCAGCGCCTGGCGCTGGAACTGGACGAGCGCCAGCTGGAAGTGGCCGCGTTCTGGCTGGAGCACAGCGACGATGCCGGCTACCTCGACGGCGCGCTGGACACGCTGACCCTGCTCGCCTGCGCGCGCTTCGACCAGCCCGCCGCGCAGGTGGAGGCGGTCCGCCAGCGGCTGCTGCACGGCGACCCCGCCGGCCTGGCCGCCTGCGACCTGCGCGAATGCCTGAGCGTGCAGCTGGCCGCCCTACCCGGCCGCGTCGCCGGCCGCCACCTGGCCGCGCGCATCCTGGCCGGCGACCTGAACCTGCTCGCCAGCCACGACTACCCGCTGCTGGCGCGCCAGCTCGACGCCGAAGCCGACGACGTGCGCGAAGCGGTGCGGCTGATCCTGTCGCTGCAGCCGCGTCCCGGCGACAGCCTGCTGCCGGAAAACCTGGGCCACGTGATCCCGGACGTGGTCGCCTGGCACAGCGACGGCACCTGGCGGGTCGCGCTGAACCCGGCCACCACCCACCGCGTCACCGTCAACCCGATGCACGAGCGCGCCCTGGCCGAGGCCGGCGAGGCGGCGGCGCCGCTGCGCGAGATGCTGCAGGAAGCGCGCTGGCTGACCCGCGGCCTGTCGATGCGCTACGAGACCCTGCTGCGCACCACCCGCGCCATCGTCGAGCGCCAGGCCGCGTTCCTGGTCAAGGGCGAGGAAGCGATGGCGCCGCTGACCCTGAAGGAAGTGGCCGACGCGATCGGCATGCACGAATCCACCGTGTCGCGCATCACCACCGGCAAATACCTGCAGACGCCGCGTGGTACCTTCGAACTGAAGCATTTCTTCGCCGTGCGCCTGGAAGGCGCCGCGGTCTCGGGACAGGCGGTGCGCGCGATGGTGCGGCGCCTGATCGAATCCGAGCCGTCGGGGCGGCCGCTGGCCGACGAGGCGATCGCCGGCTTGCTGGCGCGCCAGGGCGTGAACGTGGCCCGGCGCACCGTGGCCAAGTACCGTGAACAACTGGATATCGCCCCCGCCCGCGAACGCCGTCGCGCCAAACCGCTGCTGGCCCGCGCGAGCTAA